In Kineosporia sp. NBRC 101731, the genomic window GGTCGTCGCACAGGATGCCGATCGCCATCACCGAGGCGAGGTTCGACAGGTCCCAGTTGGCCCAGTAATTCGTGATGTAAGCGTCGTTGTGCCTGGTCAGGAACTGGTCGTTCAGCGGGTAGAAGACCTTCGTGAGAAGGCTCTGGGCGCCCGCCAGGTCGAAGCCCTGGTAGCCGCGGAGCAGTTCGGCCGTGTTGGCCAGCTGATAGCCGTAGATCCCGGCCGCGAGGAACCGGTCGGCGTTCCCGGTGACCTGTTTCAGGTTCGACGACCAGGCGTTCAGGATGCCGACGGCGGCCAGGGCGTGCGCCGGGTCGTCGGTGATCCGCCAGCGCAGCGCGTTCTGGTAGGCGGCGTGCACATCGATGAAGAACTGGGCGTAGTTCTGCCCGGCACCGCCACGCACCACGGTCGCCAGCGGCCGGGGCTTCCAGGTCGCGTGCGAGCGGCCGTTGGCGGTCAGGCGCTGCCAGCCGGCGGTGACGACGGCGTCACCGGCCGCGATACTGCTGCGGATCCGGGTGAAGTCGGCCTTCGTGTGCAGCAGACCGGGATGGGCGAACGTCGCGGCTGTCGCCGCTGTCGTGGCCGCCGGCTCTACCGCCGCTGCCGGTCTCACCGCCACGCCGACGGCGGCCGCGGTCCCGAGGGCCCCGGCACCGAGGAGCAGGTTGCGGCGGGTGACGGATACTGATGAACGCATGGAGGTCATCTCTCGCAGGGGGACACGGTCATCAGGAACGACCGTCCGGGTCCCACCGGAATGACAGAAACTGGGAAGCTGTTTTCCGGTAGCGGGACTGAGGGAGAGAAAACCATGGGCACATCACCGATCGCGGTCACGGGATCGACCGGCCGGCTCGGGGGAAGGGTGGCCCGCCACCTCGCCGAAGCCGGCGCCACCCAGCGCCTCCTGGTGCGCGATCCGGGCCGGGCACTCCAACTGCCGGACTCCAGCGTCCACCCGTTCAGCTACACCGACCGGCAGGCGGCGACGAGTGCCCTGGACGGGGTCGCGGTGCTCTTCATGGTCTCGGCGCCCGAGAGCCAGGAGCGACTCGACCTGCACCGCTCGTTCATCGACGCGGCGGCCGCGGCCGGGGTGCCCCACATCGTCTACACCTCGTTCGTCGGCGCGGCCGCCGACGCGACCTTCACCCTGGCCCGTGACCACCACGTCACCGAGGAACACATCAAGGCCAGCGGTATGCGCTGGACCTTCCTGCGCGACAGCTTCTACCTCGACCTGGCCGCGAACCTGGCCGGTGACGACGGGGTGATCCGCGGCCCGGCCGGCCAGGGACGCTGCGCCTTCGTCGCCCACACCGACGTCGCCCGCACCGCCGCCGCCGTCCTGCTCTCCCCGGAACAGCACCAGGACCGGCAGTACGACCTGACCGGGCCGCAGGCCCTGACCCTCGTGGAGGTCGCCGAGACCGTCAGCGCCGCCCGGGGCCGGTCCGTCGTCTTCCACGACGAGACGATCGAGGAGGCCTACGCCTCACGGGCCGGGTACGGGGCGCCGGACTGGCAGCTCGATGCCTGGGTGAGCACCTACACGGCCATCGCCGGCAACGTCATGGCCCCGGTCAGCCCGGCGATCGAGGACATCACCGGCACCGCCCCGATGAGCCTGGCCGAGTACCTGAAGCAGGACTGAGACGCGTCAGCCGTCGGCTGGTGGTACCAGCCGGACCCGTTGCCGCGTGGTCAGACGGGGCACGTGGCGGGTTCCCTCTGGGCCGGCCCGGCGAGTCGCCAGAAACAGCGCGCGGAATGGATCATTCCGTAGACCGGGATCAACGACAGGACGAAACTGAACCAGCTCCGGCTCTCGACCCCGCAGATGACGGCGATGGTCAGGTAGGCGAGGCCACCGATCGTGTCTCTGGTCAGCTGCCCGAGATCGAGCCATTCCCCGAGGTGGCGGGGGCCGATCGTGGCGAGGGCCCAGAGAGCCACCCACAGGAGAACGCAAAGGCCGCGCCGGGCATAGACCTGCGGGGTGATGTCCACGTCGGGTCGGCTCATTTCGGGA contains:
- a CDS encoding alginate lyase family protein, producing MRSSVSVTRRNLLLGAGALGTAAAVGVAVRPAAAVEPAATTAATAATFAHPGLLHTKADFTRIRSSIAAGDAVVTAGWQRLTANGRSHATWKPRPLATVVRGGAGQNYAQFFIDVHAAYQNALRWRITDDPAHALAAVGILNAWSSNLKQVTGNADRFLAAGIYGYQLANTAELLRGYQGFDLAGAQSLLTKVFYPLNDQFLTRHNDAYITNYWANWDLSNLASVMAIGILCDDRSLFDRAVTYLKTGPGNGSIPHAVPFLHGELGQWQESGRDQGHSIMGVGLLGAICEMAWNQGVDLYGFDDNRFLKGAEYVARYNLGNEVPFTTYEWGTGVTGARRTQSVISPAGRGEVRPVWEQVFHHYVNRRGLAAPNVTAMAKSIRAEGGGGDYGSASGGYDQLGFGTLMFTRPLTKTKRQSRR
- a CDS encoding SDR family oxidoreductase; translated protein: MGTSPIAVTGSTGRLGGRVARHLAEAGATQRLLVRDPGRALQLPDSSVHPFSYTDRQAATSALDGVAVLFMVSAPESQERLDLHRSFIDAAAAAGVPHIVYTSFVGAAADATFTLARDHHVTEEHIKASGMRWTFLRDSFYLDLAANLAGDDGVIRGPAGQGRCAFVAHTDVARTAAAVLLSPEQHQDRQYDLTGPQALTLVEVAETVSAARGRSVVFHDETIEEAYASRAGYGAPDWQLDAWVSTYTAIAGNVMAPVSPAIEDITGTAPMSLAEYLKQD